The nucleotide sequence ACGTTTCCAAGTTACCGTTCGTGCGTCAATCCCTAAAGAGTTGGTTTTACTCTGAATGTTATTATCAATGACTGCTGAGAGTAAATTATGTGCTTTTTCGATAGCCGAAAAATCTCCTGTAAAATGTAGGTTGATATCTTCCATTGGCAATACTTGCGAATAGCCTCCTCCTGTAGCTCCTCCTTTAATTCCAAATACAGGACCTAATGAAGGTTCTCTTAGCACGACCGTAGTTTGTTTTCCTAACTGGTTTAGCCCTTCAGACAAGCCAATAGACATTGTTGTTTTCCCTTCTCCTGCCGGAGTTGGTGAAATAGCAGTAACCAATACCAAATTACTTTGTTGTACTTTTTCTAAATCAATTTTTGAATGTGGTAACTTTGCTTTATACTTTCCATACATTTCGATATCATCACTATCTAAGCCTAATTTTGCAGCAATGTTACTAATATTTTCGAGCTGTACTTGATTTGCTATTTCTAAATCGTTCATCTGTTAATCTATTTGTTTTTTTGAGTGGTTTCTAACAAATCTATAAAAATAAATCACTTGTTTCACATTATTCATATTTCTAACAGGGATTTAACAATGAATAAACAACAGAGAAGAAGGTATTACATATAAATACACAGTGCTTATAGTTATGTTTTATTAGCGTAAATTATTGTTTATACCTGCTATTAAACAGGTTTTATGTATATAATTTAACAAACCGAGAGGTTTTCGTCTCGTTTTTTTAATAATTATTTAAACTACACTAATTTTTATACATTCGTCCTTAAAATCTAACTCCCTCAATTGCGCGCTATATTTCCCTACATCTTATGCATGCTATCTGTGTTTACTCTAAAAGCACAACAGCAATCTTTTAAACAAACGTTAGATTCTATTCAAAAGCTAAGGAGGCTATCTATTAATACTGATTTTGATTCAGAGCTACGAATAGCATATGCTTTAAAATCTAGTGAACTTGCTCATCAAACTAAAGTAGATACTATTATTTTAAGAAGTGACCAAAGAGTCGCTTGGGTTTATCTTGCAATGAGTCGCTATAAAAAGACTCAAGAATGGAGTCACAAAAACTTGAAATTAGCTAAAAAACTCAAAGATTCTTCTGCTATGGCATTTATGAATCACTATTTAGGGTATTCTTATGATTATCAAAAAGCTTATAACGATAGTGCTTATTACTATTATTATAATGCTATTAAATTCTTTAATTCTTTAAAAAGGAAACGTCAGGAAGCTGATGTTTTACTTAATCTTTCTATCCTACAAGAAAGTAATAAAGATTATATCTATGCTGAGCAAAATGTTTTTAGAGCAATTAGATTAATACAAACCCTTCCCGAAACAGAAAGAAATCTTAATACTTTATTGTCTTTATACAATCTAGTTGGTACTATTTCATTAGAATTTAAAAATTACAATAAAGCTTTAGAGTATTATAATAAAACTATAGAAATAACTAAAAAACAATCAAATACAAGTAATATTTATACAAACAACTTATATGTGAAAATAAATATTGCGCTTACATATAAAGAAAAAAAAGAATATAAAAAAGCTATTCATATATATAAAGAATTACTTCAAGACACAGAAATGTATCATAAGGATCCTGTAAGTTATGCTGGTGTATTAAACAATCTAGGGGAAGCTAAATTTTTTAAAAAAGGCCCCGATGATGAAATTTTATCTTTATATAAACGTGCTTATCATATTAGTGATAGTTTAGATGCTAAACTTGAAATTACTTATTTTGGAAACGATCTTTCTGAATTCTATCTGTCTCTTCATCAAAAAGATTCGGCTTTACACTATTCAAAACGTTCTTATAAATTAGCAAAACAAATTAATGAAAATGAAGAAGTACTTCGTTCTTTAAAATTACTCTCTCAAGCCATTGAAGGTGAAACAGGGAAACAATATTTGTATGAGTATATCAAGCTTAATGATAGTCTAATTACTAAGGAGCGAATTGCACGTAATAAGTTTGCGCTTATTCAATTTGAAACCGATGAGATCACAGAAGAAAGGGATAAGGTAACTAAACAGAAATCATTGCTATTTGGAATTTCCATTACACTGGTAGTGATGCTTGCATTAGCATATCTTGTGTTTGTACAACGTTCTAAAAACAGAAAACTCCTCTTTGAGCGTGAACAACAAAAAGCTAATGAAAGTATTTATAGCTTGATGTTACAACAGCAGAGTATTCTGGAACAGGGGCGTACCGAAGAACGTTTTAGAATCTCTGAAGAGCTGCATGATGGCATCCTTAGTAAATTGTTTGGAACACGAATGGGTTTAGGCTTATTATCTAAAAAAATTAGTGGTGATGCTTCTGTTTTAAAAAAGCATAGTGATTTTATTAACCAAATGCAGGAGATCGAAACTGAAATCAGAGATGTGTCTCATGCCCTTAAAAATAAACTACTCTCTTCTACGGTTGATTTTGTGGCTATTATTGAGTATTACATTAAAGGGCTAAGTGAGTTACACTTGTTTGACTACAACGTGTATGCGAACCCTGAGATTCCTTGGAGTACTATTAATGATCAGATTAAAGTGAATTTGTATCGCATTTTACAAGAGGGATTACAAAATATAATCAAACATGCAAAAGCATCTCATGTAGATGTGAGTTTTTATATAATTGATGCACACCTAGAGTTAGTAATTAAAGATGATGGGATTGGCTTTGATGTTAAAAAACAAGCTAAAGGGATTGGTTTAAAAAATATAAAGTCAAGAACTCAGAACTTAAATGGAACACTGGATATAATATCTAATCCTGATAAGGGTACTTTATTAACGGTTCGTTTTCCTATATAAATTATGATGCGCACAATAGTCTATATATTTTGTTTTGGTTTTGCTTTTAGTGCTAATGCGCAACAGCAATCAATAGACTCTATACAAGAGTTAATAAAACTATCCAAAGATTCTAATAAAACACTGGAAGATCGTGTAAAATATGCTACAAAAGCTAGCGAATTAGCATCTCAAACTAAAGTAGATTCAATCATGCTTTTTAGTTATAGATGGACCTCAGATGCTTATCTCCAAGTCGAAAATTATGACAAAATGAGAGAATGGGGGCATCGTAGTTTAAAGCTTGCTATCAAGCTCAAAGATTCTTTACCAATGGCTTATATGAATGAGTATATTGGTTTTTCTTATAGAAGGCAGGAAATCTATTCTGATAGCACCTACTATTATTACTATAATGCTATTAAATTATATCATAACTTAAAAAAAATCAGAGCTGAAGTAAATTCTTTATACAACATTGCAAATATTCAAGAAAGTGAAAAAGATTATGTTAATGCTGAACAAAATGTTTTTAGAGCAATTAAATTAATACAAACCCTCCCCGAAACAGAAAGAAGTTTTGAACTTTTATTTAGATTACATAATATCATAGGTGCTACTTCTCTTAAATTTAAGGATTATGGAAAAGCCTTAGAGTATTTTAATAAAGCTCTAGAAATAACTAAAAAGCAATCAGATACAAGTAATATTTATACGAATAATTTACATGTGAAAATAAATATTGCAATTACATATAAAGAAAAAAAAGAGTATAAAAAAGCTATTCATATATATAAAGAATTACTTCAAGACACAGAAATGTATTATAAGGATCCTGTAAGTTATGCCGGTGTATTAAATAATTTAGGTGAAGCTATATTTTTTAAAGAAGGTGGTGCTAATGATGAAGTTTTATCTTTATATAAACGTGCGTATCATATTAGTGATAGCTTAGACACCTCATTAGAAATTACTTATTTTGGAAACGATCTTTCTGAATTTTATCTCTCTCTTAATCAAAAAGATTCAGCTTTACCTTATCTAGAACATTCTTATAAATTAGCAAAACAAATTAATGAAAATGAAGAAATACTTCGTTCTTTAAAATTACTCTCTCGAGCTACTGAGGGAGAAGCTGGAAAACAATATTTGTATGAGTATATCAAGCTTAATGATAGTCTAATTACTAAGGAGAGAATTGCTCGTAATAAGTTTGCGCTTATTCGTTACGAAACCGATGAGATTATAGAAGAAAGGGATAAAGTAACTAAACAGAAATCGTTGCTATTTGGCACTTCTATTGTACTAGTAGTGATGCTTGCATTAGTATATCTTGTATTTATACAACGTTCTAAAAACAAAAAACTCCTCTTTGATCGTGAACAACAAAAGGCTAATGAGAGTATTTATAGTTTAATGTTACAACAGCAGAGTATTCTGGAACAGGGGCGTACCGAAGAACGTTTTAGAATCTCTGAAGAGCTACATGATGGGATCCTTAGTAAATTGTTTGGAACACGAATGGGTTTAGGCTTATTATCTAAAAAAATTAGTGGTGATGCTTCTGTTTTAAAAAAGCATAGTGATTTTATTAACCAAATGCAGGAGATCGAAACTGAAATTAGGGATGTGTCTCATGCACTTAGAAACAAACTACTAGATTCTACAGTTGATTTTGTAGCTATTATTGAGTATTACATTAAAGGTTTAAGCGAATTACACTTATTTGATTATAAGGTGTATGCAAATTCTAAGATTCCTTGGAGTATTATAAACGATCATACCAAAGTGAATTTGTATCGTATTTTACAAGAGGCTTTGCAAAATATCATTAAACATGCGAAGGCATCTCATATAGATGTGAGTTTTTATATGATTGATGCACACTTAGAGTTAGTGATTAAAGATGATGGGGTTGGGTTTGATGTGAAAAAAGAAGCTAAGGGCATTGGTTTAAAAAATATAAAATCAAGAACTCAAAACTTGAATGGAACACTCGATATTGTTTCTACTCTAAGTAAAGGCACTTTAATAACGGTTAGCTTTCCTATATAAATGATGATGCGCACAATAGTCTATATATTCTGTTTTCTTTTTGCTTTAGGTACAGCTGCGCAACAGCAATCAATAGACTCTATACAAGAGTTAATAAAACTATCCAGAGATTCTAATGAAACACTGGAAGATCGTGTAAAGTATGCTACAAAAGCTAGTGAATTAGCATCCCAAACTAAAATAGATTCGATCATGCTTTTTAGTTATAGATGGACTTCAGATGCTTATTTACAGATTGAAAATTATGATAAAATGAGAGAATGGGGTCATCGTAGCTTAAAGCTTGCTATTAAACTTAAAGATTCTTTACCTATTGCTTATATGAATAGTTATATAGCTTGGTCTTATAATCAACAAGAAGTATATATTGATAGTGCTTATTATTACTATTACAAAGCATCTATAATTTACAAAAAATTAAAAAAAATTGATTTCGATATATATATCACTTTAAATATTTCACTTATACAAACCCTACAAGGGGCTTATGTCGATGCCGAAAATAATTTAATAAACGCTATAAAACTATTACAACCTTTACCCAAAGATGAAGAAAGATTAGATACTCTATGGTCTTTATATAATACTATAGGTAACATTTCATTAAAACTTAAAGATTTTAAAAAAGCTTTAGAATATTATAACAAAGCTTTACGGTATAATGAGAATCAATCTAATATCTTATATAAATATACGAATCACCTATATACAACTATAAACATTGCTGAAGTATATAAAGAAAAAAAAGAATATCACAAAGCAATTAATATTTATAAAAAATTACTTGAAGATGAAGAAATGTATTATAAAGATCCTATTACTTACGCTACAATATTAAATAATTTAGCACATATTAAATTTATAAATAAAGATTCTAATCATAACGAAATTTTATCTTTATATAAAAAAGCTTATCGTATCAGTGATAGTTTAAATACATCTTATGAAATTTCCAATTTTGGAAGTAACATAGCTGAGTTCTATCTGTCTCTCAATCAAAAAGATTCTGCATTACTTTATTTAGAACGTGTCTATAAATTAGCCAAGCAAGCAGAGTTAAATGAAGAAATTCTAGAATCTCTAGTGTTAATGTCTAAAATTAAAGAGGGCGAAGTAGGCAAACAATATTTGTATGAATATATTAAACTTAATGATAGTTTAATTGCTAACGAACGTACTGCGCGTAATAAGTTTGCTCGCATCCGTTTTGAAACAGATGAGATCACTATTGAGAGAGATAAAGTGACTAAGCAGAAATCATTGCTATTTGGTACTTCTATCACGCTAGTGGTGATTCTTGCCTTGGTATATCTTGTGTTTATCCAACGCTCGAAAAACAGAAAACTCTTGTTTGAGCGTGAACAGCAAAAAGCTAATGAAAGTATTTATAGTTTAATGTTACAACAGCAGAGTATTCTGGAGCAA is from Flavobacteriaceae bacterium and encodes:
- a CDS encoding two-component sensor histidine kinase: MLSVFTLKAQQQSFKQTLDSIQKLRRLSINTDFDSELRIAYALKSSELAHQTKVDTIILRSDQRVAWVYLAMSRYKKTQEWSHKNLKLAKKLKDSSAMAFMNHYLGYSYDYQKAYNDSAYYYYYNAIKFFNSLKRKRQEADVLLNLSILQESNKDYIYAEQNVFRAIRLIQTLPETERNLNTLLSLYNLVGTISLEFKNYNKALEYYNKTIEITKKQSNTSNIYTNNLYVKINIALTYKEKKEYKKAIHIYKELLQDTEMYHKDPVSYAGVLNNLGEAKFFKKGPDDEILSLYKRAYHISDSLDAKLEITYFGNDLSEFYLSLHQKDSALHYSKRSYKLAKQINENEEVLRSLKLLSQAIEGETGKQYLYEYIKLNDSLITKERIARNKFALIQFETDEITEERDKVTKQKSLLFGISITLVVMLALAYLVFVQRSKNRKLLFEREQQKANESIYSLMLQQQSILEQGRTEERFRISEELHDGILSKLFGTRMGLGLLSKKISGDASVLKKHSDFINQMQEIETEIRDVSHALKNKLLSSTVDFVAIIEYYIKGLSELHLFDYNVYANPEIPWSTINDQIKVNLYRILQEGLQNIIKHAKASHVDVSFYIIDAHLELVIKDDGIGFDVKKQAKGIGLKNIKSRTQNLNGTLDIISNPDKGTLLTVRFPI
- a CDS encoding tetratricopeptide repeat protein; amino-acid sequence: MMMRTIVYIFCFLFALGTAAQQQSIDSIQELIKLSRDSNETLEDRVKYATKASELASQTKIDSIMLFSYRWTSDAYLQIENYDKMREWGHRSLKLAIKLKDSLPIAYMNSYIAWSYNQQEVYIDSAYYYYYKASIIYKKLKKIDFDIYITLNISLIQTLQGAYVDAENNLINAIKLLQPLPKDEERLDTLWSLYNTIGNISLKLKDFKKALEYYNKALRYNENQSNILYKYTNHLYTTINIAEVYKEKKEYHKAINIYKKLLEDEEMYYKDPITYATILNNLAHIKFINKDSNHNEILSLYKKAYRISDSLNTSYEISNFGSNIAEFYLSLNQKDSALLYLERVYKLAKQAELNEEILESLVLMSKIKEGEVGKQYLYEYIKLNDSLIANERTARNKFARIRFETDEITIERDKVTKQKSLLFGTSITLVVILALVYLVFIQRSKNRKLLFEREQQKANESIYSLMLQQQSILEQGRTEERFRISEELHDGILSKLFGTRMGLGLLSKKINGDTSVLKKHSDFINQMQEIETEIRDVSHALRNKLLSSTVDFVAIIEYYIKGLSELHLFEYKVYANSEIPWATINDHTKVNLYRILQEALQNMIKHANASRVDVSFYMIDAHLELVIKDDGIGFDVNKQAKGIGLKNIKSRTQNLNGTLDIVSNPDKGTLITVSFPI